The following is a genomic window from Prunus persica cultivar Lovell chromosome G7, Prunus_persica_NCBIv2, whole genome shotgun sequence.
AAACAGGTGGATGGTTCAAGACTTGAAGCATAGAAAGGGTGAAGGGTGTGATAGAAACGTAAGTAAAAAACTGGGCCTGAGAAAGAAATGTCAAAAGAGGTTCCTTTGGGATTTAGAGGAATttggttgaaacttgaaagggGCCAAAGGTGCAAGCTTGGAAGCTGGACCATGATCCTCCTATGCTATCCACGAGGCCTTAATAAACCATAATTTCTCACtaccagaaaataaaaaataaaaaaggaaaaacaaaacacaaaaatgagTTAGtcaaggaggaagaaagaaaggtgAAAGCAATGGCTGGATCCTaaaaaagcagaaaaacaaattatacaAAATTTCAAGAGTCTTCAACTTCAACTCACATGGCTACAATTATCTCATCCACATTAAACACAAAgtacagaaaataaaagttgaagaaaaaagggCCAAAAAGGAAGCTGCTGCACATCCAATTATCTCGTCCAATTGTTTTTGCACAGTACTTTTAAAAGTAGTTAATGATTTTGGGATAGGATACTAACTGTTTATACAGTTAGCTACCTTGATTGCTGATGGACTGCTATAATTGACAGGTTTTGAGAAATATCTGGACACTGCAACTGCCTTAATGCTGCTTATTGTAGCATTTTCTAtccaaaagaaagcaaaatatGACAGCTTGCTATACTAAAAACTGCTGGGAGAGGAACTAGGAAGCTTCATATTTTATCATCTTCTGTTCTTGTACTTGTTTATCTTGAATGTTTTTAACTGAAGCCTTTTCCAGCTACAAGACTAGGACGGCTGAGACAACAAAACCTTGAATTTACCATTCCATTCCAAATTGAGTACAAACAGAATTTACTGCATTAATGCTTGATTTGTTCGAATGATGACACTCACAAACGTGGGCTCCACATTCAACTCATAGTTATAAGACATCCTGTTGCAGAAATGTCCTCGTACTTTGACAGTATTAATTAATCTTGGTTCGATTCCATCAAGTGCTTCTTGTACAAGCAAAGTAATGTCCTTTTCTGGTCTCTAATCTTAATCCTATCCTATTCTTCCCGTCATTTTCCTCCGCACCCCACCCCACCACACCTGGTGCTTGCTGCTGCTTCCCAGCATGCTAGAGTTGACAAAGATGAAATATAGGCAATAAGGACTATAATTTCAAACACTCTCAGAATATGTATACAGTATACTTTTGTGATTTGGCCTACAATTACTCACTAAATTCGACGTTTTCTTTAATGTTGAGGCtaataaaatccaaaactTCTTCCTTATCTTAACCAAGTTCAACCCTTTTTATTGCACCACGCATCCTTTAAGTAATGGCCTTCACTTCTGCACGCCAATTCTTACCTTCTATGTCACAATTCactcttcttcaattttctgCTCTTATGccacttttatattttaaaggaaaaaatcttTTTGAGAATATCTACAAGAACCCTCATTTGAAACGTTATTTGGTTCTACCGTCACTAAAAGATTGACAAGACCATTCTATATTGctaaagttaaaaaataaattatgatttttttcatCATCCAATTTATTTTCGGTCAAAATTATCGTCGTCAAATTGTAAAACAAGTTAGATAAATACGaaaatttctattttcctAACGTAATGTTATGTTATTTGACAACCGAATAGATAGAACAGCCCAGATATATAGTAATCATATATCTTTAATAAGCTCATAACCGTAAGAGCCAAGTACAAGTCAATCTCATAATATGATTCTCCAAAGATATATTAACTCCAATGGCTAATGAGTGGAAGTTTGGCATTTGGGCTTTTTATTGtgaatatttgaaattaaattctaTAATTAAATTGGCTAAGGTTGTTGTTGACAATGATTATGTAAGCAAGTCACATGCTTGACAAATCAGAGTTACAGCGATGCATGCATACATAAATCTCTATTTGAATGAATGCAAATTCTCCCACCACCCTTTCCTTTTCCAAGGCCAACCACGAACCAGCCAATTCTTTTTGGCCAAATATAAAATTCCAACCCCACCTAAGCAAATACCCAAAAACGAAAGGGCCTCAAATGCaaaccaacaaaaccaaaattgattaaacaaTTAGAAACACTGTTCCAGCCTTGTGAAGATTCGAATCTTGCCCCACGAACATTCGAAAACAAAATGCGCATCTGACGGCTAGAAATTCccccaaaccaaaaaattccAAAGCATAATTCTAGCATCCAAACACCAATATAGGTATAACTCCTCCACAGATTTGCCAACTCGGACTCGCTAACACAACTTCACAAATCACATACCACCAAAAAAATCGTTGCTATTAACTTATAACTtccctttcttccttctctgtctctctgtctcttccCTGTCTCTCCTGGACCAACTTTCTCCTCCGCGCCGGAAAAACCCATTTTCCGGTGGCGGGAAAGACAATTCGACCGTTGGGCTTAACTGGGTTTTTTCATTCGAGTCTTTTTGGTGTCTTGTTGTGATTATGATGTCGGTGGCGTCTCCGCGAAAGTCAATAACAGAGAAGGTGTTTGAGAAGGTTGGGGGATATTCATACCTGAGCTACCTCAAGAACAACAGCAGCAGTCACAGTCTGAGGTGTGACGATGAAAGTGACGACGATTACTACGAGGATGGGACTATGGAGCTGGTGCAGATTGGAGCTGAGAGGACCAAGAACGTCTTGATTCTCATGAGTGACACAGGTGGTGGCCACCGAGCTTCTGCCGAGGCCATACGCGATACCTTTCGTATGGAGTTTGGCGATGAATACAGGGTAATTGCTTAATTGGgttcttcattttctcttcttagtTTTTTTGGGCTTTCTTTGATTTTGGCTTTGTCATTCATTTCTATTGATTTTCCTTCTGATAGAATGCTTTTGGTTTGAAACTGTTGAACTTTAagtttttgccttttcttctttgaaatATCTGCATACGTATGTACCATTTAATGATTAAGTTAATCTTTCCAAAACCATattaatccaattcatacgaATTCCGAAATTTAATCAGAAGTGTTCTTGTGCTCCTGTAAATTCCTTATTTGAGAAGTTCTTTATTCGAACATGTTTCAGATATTCGTGAAGGATGTTTGGAAAGAGTACACCGGTTGGCCGCTAAATGACATGGAGAGGTCATACAAATTCATGGTGAAACATGTGCAACTGTGGAAGGTCGCATTTCACAGCACCTCTCCTCGATGGATACACAGTGTCTATCTTGCTGCTATTGCAGCCTACTATGCCAAGTAAACTCTCTTACCTCCTCccacttttcattttcaattcaatgaaCCCCATACACAATTTTGCAAGTGATTGTTTGTAGCCTGCAAGCAGAGCTGTAGTTTCGTCATAAAAATATCCCATTAAAGTTCGACAAAGCATGATGTTATATCATGACATTACTTTTAGGTATTATTAGTTGTAATCAATTTGAAGGACTTTCACTTATGCTTTAcgtttttatcttttcttctttaaattgATTCTTTATCATCCACTTGTCTCCTAATCAATCGTTAgagattaaaaataattattgctCTAGGTGGAGAACTGATTCTATTGACTTAGAAAGTTCTCGTTTACTGGGATTTGCTAAGTACTGAGTAAGTAGTGCTGTGTTTAATTGAAGGGAGGTGGAGGCTGGTCTCATGGAGTACAAGCCAGATATTATAATCAGTGTACATCCTTTGATGCAACATATTCCTCTGTGGGTTCTCAAATGGCAAGGCCTTCAGAAGAAAGTGATTTTTGTGACAGTTATCACAGATCTCAACACCTGCCATCCCACATGGTCAGTTTGAAAAGGCCAATCAGAGTTTCCAATTTATGCATGCTTATTAGTCATAGGCAACCATATAATATTCTCCTAACATGGATATAGTATCCAGGTTTCATCCTGGGGTGAATAGGTGCTATTGCCCATCACAGGAGGTAGCTAAAAGGGCTTTATTAGATGGTCTTGAAGATTCTCAAATACGTGTTTTTGGCTTGCCAATCCGGCCCACTTTTGCCCGTGCAGTTCTCTCCAAGGTGCGTTGCATGTCTGAGATTATGTTTGTATGTAGGGTTCAATGTGCTTGGTTACTGAATTTGCTTAATGGTGCCCTTTCTCCCCCTCTAATTCTTGGTTGCATAGGATCAACTCAGAGAAGAACTTGAAATGGACCCCGACTTGCCTGCGGTTTTGCTgatgggaggtggtgaaggaATGGGACCTGTAAAGGAAACTGGAAGGGCTCTGGGAGAAACACTCTTTGATAAAGAACTTGGAAAACCAATTGGGCAGTTGATCATCATATGTGGGCGTAATAAAAACCTCACCTCTACACTCCAGACCGATGAATGGAAGATTCCAGTAAAGGTAAAATTTTGACACTTTTACATTGGGGgcaaatacatttttcttttgaaacatCTGTTAACATGTTTTGCCTTTTCCAATTTGCAGGTTAGAGGGTTTGAGACCCAAATGGAAAAATGGATGGGAGCTTGTGATTGCATCATAACAAAGGCTGGACCTGGCACAATAGCAGAGGCATTGATCAGGGGGCTTCCTATCATCCTCAATGACTACATTCCAGGACAAGTTAGtgaccattttctttttcactctTCAATTTGATTACATGTAACCATTTTCAACTTTTCCATTAACCTTTCCACTTCATTTGGCAACCCCAGGAAAAGGGCAATGTGCCTTATGTGGTAGACAATGGGGCTGGTGTGTTCACCAGAAGTTCCAAGGAAACAGCCAGGATTGTGGCTGAATGGTTCAGCACCAAAACAGATGAACTCAAAATGATGTCTGAGAATGCACTTAAACTGGCACAACCCGAGGCTGTTTTCGACATTGTTAAGGACATCCATGATCTTGCCTGCCAACGCGGTCCTCTTGCAAACATCCCTTACATGCTGACATCGTCGTTTACAAGTTTAATCTAAATGAATAACGTACCTCTGTCTTCCTCTATTAATTACTGGGGTATTCCCACTAGAATGCCATGTACAGGTTCGAAATAGTTCTAATATTATCATTCTTTGGCCTCAGAGGCTTGTAGCCCGCAAATGGTTGTAAATTATTGTAGACAAGCTCTGGTGTTTCgaaggtttgtttttgttttgttttagaatATTGGAAGTAGATATCCATAGGATGACCCTGCCAAAGTTGACGACGTTGTAAACTCTCAAGTTGCAATgttatgatttttcttttgcttcaaaGCAAACAATAGTTCAAAGATAAAGACATATGCCAAAACTCATCTGCCTTGTAAGCAAACTTGTCCATGTAACTTTCCCTTGGCTTTCAACCATTTGACACTTTGAAACAAAGTCtgttgcaagttgcaaccCATGTAGCATATAGCACGCATAAATAATTAGTCGTCGTCAACACGATATTATAGTGATTTGAGAGTTGTTGTTTTGAAGTTTGGCAAGCATAATTAAACTGGGTGGCTTGCCCTGGTCCACCTCCAGCTCCAACATTTGATCATCGATCTCAGCTATGTTGTCTTCTTTTGGTTGACAGTTGGATCTGatatgaaaatgagaaaatgttGGATCATTCATCTCTTTTTTAGTTTGACTAAAATCATAGTGGACACCATGATCACCATCAGAGATTATTTTCTACAATTTTCAAGGAGAACAAGTCTTCGCAGGATTATAtaacaatattaaaaataaaaacaaatgatACATAAGATATATGCTAAAACAAAGACTTGCAAAACAGGGACAACATAGAAATTTTTCTAGGCAAACCATGACACAACAACAGAGAGCTGATTTGATTATATCACAAGTTCACAACAGAGCAGATGCAGATGCTATTTTTTAACAATCTATATCTGGGCCACTTGAGTTAAATTGGACTTTTGTTTGggtcaaataaaaaaaaacccagaacAAATGGGCTAAAAATGTAcctgaaaattgaattaaataaataaagaaaaaaagaaaatcagggAGCGACTTTGATGTGCTTTGACGGTTAAGATGGGAGTTAAGCTTACTCTCGCAAGCGAGGTATCACCTTAGAGGATACAACTCCTTCCACCCACCAGACCACCATGGCTATTCTCTGAACTTCCTCGCATCTCTGAAAGCTACGACATTTCCAAACCTTGGCTTGTATTATGAAGGATTGTTGGATCAGGTACTGACTTTACAACCCAATATTTATTCCTTTGATATAAtctttgattttcattttcctgGTAATTTGCTCTCTTTTAATTGCAGTCGCATCATATGCTTTCTTATTTGGTTGTTCTTCGATTTTTCATAATGTGTTCACCTAAGCTTTATGTAATTGGCTTGATTGCTTGAATTGGGATATGGGTTTACTAAGTTGTTATTTTTAGTCAACatttttcatccatttttTAACGTTGTTTCCATGGCCTCCCTCTGCAGAGACCCAATTGGTTTTTTGGAAACAAGTATTCGTTTTGAGTTTGCAGTTGTCGAGATAGGTCGTCGTTTGACGTAGAAAGATGGTAAAGCTTCAAGCTTTTCGTCATTTTATCTTTTATGCTCATCTTTTTGATATATTGTTGAGGAACATTGGCTGCTAATCGTCAAATTTTtggcttttattttatgcttactACTTAAATAATAcgactgaggagagagaattaAATGTTAGTGAAAGGTGTTGGTTAAAACAACTACTTGACAAGTATGGTGACAGGTTTATCACTCTAGTTTTGTGGACGAGGAAGGAATTACTAAAGCTTGTGGGTGCCCTCTTTTGCCTTTGAAAAGCCATATAAAGGGTCCTGCTCCAGTTTCAGACCAAGGTTTTATATGTGCACATTTACACTTTAGTAGCTTGTAATACTGGCTGTTTTAAAATTGTTCCATTCTTGTTAAATTCTTTTTGATATGAGGAATATTACTCTTTGCAGATAGGACTgatattgttgatgaagcaaTTACATTCTTCCGCGCTAATGTTTTCTTTAGAAACTTTGATGTTAAGAGCTCGGCCGATAAGCTGCTCATTTATCTGACATTCTACATTAATGTGGCTTTGAAGAGACTTGAGGGTTGTAGAACTTTGGCTGAAGGAACCAAGGCCATTATTAATTTGGGCCT
Proteins encoded in this region:
- the LOC18770365 gene encoding monogalactosyldiacylglycerol synthase 2, chloroplastic — encoded protein: MMSVASPRKSITEKVFEKVGGYSYLSYLKNNSSSHSLRCDDESDDDYYEDGTMELVQIGAERTKNVLILMSDTGGGHRASAEAIRDTFRMEFGDEYRIFVKDVWKEYTGWPLNDMERSYKFMVKHVQLWKVAFHSTSPRWIHSVYLAAIAAYYAKEVEAGLMEYKPDIIISVHPLMQHIPLWVLKWQGLQKKVIFVTVITDLNTCHPTWFHPGVNRCYCPSQEVAKRALLDGLEDSQIRVFGLPIRPTFARAVLSKDQLREELEMDPDLPAVLLMGGGEGMGPVKETGRALGETLFDKELGKPIGQLIIICGRNKNLTSTLQTDEWKIPVKVRGFETQMEKWMGACDCIITKAGPGTIAEALIRGLPIILNDYIPGQEKGNVPYVVDNGAGVFTRSSKETARIVAEWFSTKTDELKMMSENALKLAQPEAVFDIVKDIHDLACQRGPLANIPYMLTSSFTSLI
- the LOC18769248 gene encoding actin-related protein 2/3 complex subunit 3, which translates into the protein MVYHSSFVDEEGITKACGCPLLPLKSHIKGPAPVSDQDRTDIVDEAITFFRANVFFRNFDVKSSADKLLIYLTFYINVALKRLEGCRTLAEGTKAIINLGLEKVPVPGEPSFPFPGLFPLPQSPQEAELLRNYLKQIREEASGRLLSVAYRPNGTPNKWWLAFAKRKFMNIILPS